The following are encoded in a window of Pelecanus crispus isolate bPelCri1 chromosome 6, bPelCri1.pri, whole genome shotgun sequence genomic DNA:
- the GCH1 gene encoding GTP cyclohydrolase 1, with translation MEASRSCNGYARQERPPPSPSAGAEKPRVLPGGSGDGWRGERPRSEEDNELSLPSLAAAYTTILRSLGEDPERQGLLKTPWRAATAMQFFTKGYQETISDVLNDAIFDEDHDEMVIVKDIDMFSLCEHHLVPFVGKVHIGYLPNKQVLGLSKLARIVEIYSRRLQVQERLTKQIAIAITEALQPAGVGVVIEATHMCMVMRGVQKMNSKTVTSTMLGVFREDPKTREEFLTLIRS, from the exons ATGGAGGCTTCGCGGAGCTGTAACGGGTACGCGCGGCAGGAGaggccgccgccctccccgtCGGCGGGCGCCGAGAAGCCTCGCGTCCtgcccggcggcagcggggacggctGGCGGGGCGAGCGGCCCCGCAGCGAGGAGGACAACGAGCTGAGcctgcccagcctggcagcCGCCTACACCACCATCCTGCGCTCGCTGGGCGAGGACCCCGAGCGGCAGGGGCTGCTGAAGACGCCCTGGAGGGCGGCCACCGCCATGCAGTTCTTCACCAAGGGCTACCAGGAGACCATCTCGG ATGTTCTGAATGACGCCATCTTTGATGAAGATCATGATGAGATGGTAATTGTGAAGGACATAGACATGTTCTCATTGTGTGAGCATCACCTCGTTCCATTTGTTGGAAAG GTACATATTGGCTATCTTCCTAACAAACAAGTACTTGGCCTCAGCAAGCTTGCTAG GATCGTGGAAATATACAGTAGAAGATTACAAG TCCAGGAACGCCTTACCAAACAAATTGCAATAGCCATCACAGAAGCCTTACAGCCCGCTGGAGTTGGAGTGGTTATTGAAGCTAC GCATATGTGTATGGTAATGCGTGGGGTACAGAAAATGAACAGTAAAACAGTAACCAGCACAATGTTGGGGGTATTCCGGGAAGATCCAAAGACCCGTGAAGAATTCTTGACGCTCATCAGGAGCTGA